TTAGGGATCGATGCCAGCGAGGCGGCCCTGGCGGTGGCAGGGGACAATGCCGAACGGCTGGGTCTGGCGTCGCGTGCCCAGTTCCGTCTCGGCGATTGGGGCTGGGGGCTGGACGGCGTCTTCGACATTATCGTCTCCAATCCGCCTTATATCCCCGACGGCGATATCGATGGTCTGGAGCCGGAAGTGTCCCGTTATGAGCCCCGTTCGGCCCTGGCCGGAGGAGCGGACGGCCTCGATTGCTACCGCGCCCTGATTCCCCATATGGCCCGCCTGCTGGTCCCCGGCGGCCTGGCCGCCCTGGAGGTGGGGGCCGGTCAGGCATCCGATGTGGCCGCCATGCTGGCGGCAGCAGGATTGCCGGGCGCCGGATTCCGGTGCGACCTGGGCGGCATCGAACGCTGCGTCATTGTGCAGCGCCTAAAATAATTGTTGGAATAAGCTCCGCCGACGACTAGTGTTGCCCCACACGCGCCCTTTCGAACCGGGGGGTTCTCGTCGAGCCCTTCGCTCCGCCCTTGGTTCAGCGCTGTGACCTCCCCCATCGCCGCCCCGACTTCGGACGCGGACTGGCCGTGCAGCGATGTCGGCAGGGAGATTTCTAACGGAGAGCACTCGTGAACCATGAAGGCAGGTCCTCTTTAAATCCCAAGCAGCGTTCCCGTGGACGCGGACCCAATGGCGGCGGCGGTGGCAAGAAGCACGGCGGCGGCGGCGGAGGGGGCGGTGGCGGTGGCGGCGGCATTCCCAACCGCAATCAGGTGTTCGACAGCAACGGCCCCGAGGGCCGGATCCGCGGCAATGCCCATCAGGTGCTGGAGAAGTATCTTTCCCTGGCCCGTGACGCTTCGTCCCAGGGCGATCGCGTCGCCGCCGAGAACTACTACCAGCATGCCGAGCATTATTTCCGGGTGATCAACGCCCAGAATCAGAACAACGGCCGTCCGCGCCAGCAGATGCCCACGCCCGCCGAGGATCAGTCCATGGGCGGGGAGGGTGAGGACGAGAACGGTGAAGAGATCCAACATCGTCAGGTCGCCGCCCCCGCCCCGGTGCCGGGCGAAGGCGAACAGCCGGACGTGGTCTTGCCGGTGGAGCCCGTGGAGGGCTGACCCCTAGTGTTTCCGTGAAAAGAGCGGTGCGTCCACGTCGTTGTCGTGGCGCACTAGCGCTTGCAGGAAGGCCGTGAACAGAGACCGGCGGGCTTCGCCATCATCGGCCGGTATTTCCGCCAGACAGGCGATCATGGACATCAGGTCCCGATGATCGCGGATCATGGTTTGCCGTGACGCCCAGTCGGCAGTGACGAACAACTCTTCTTCCACATGAAAGTGGTCGGCCAGCCGCTCTTGCAGCATGTGGATGGCGCGCGCCACCTTGCTTGCGCTGTCGCCTTCGACGATCACCGGCTCCAGCCGGTTCATCATGCGGTATAGCCGGTTATGCTCGGCCTCCATAAGCGGATCGCAATCCTCGAAGTCCCATTTGGGCATGTCGATCTCTCCCCTCATTGGCCTCTCTTCCAATTTGGGGATGCGTTCACCGAAAAAAAAGTGGCGAAAGGTCTAACGGCAGCGGGCCGATGGCGGGATGACCGCCCGC
The nucleotide sequence above comes from Paramagnetospirillum magnetotacticum MS-1. Encoded proteins:
- the prmC gene encoding peptide chain release factor N(5)-glutamine methyltransferase translates to MATVGQAINAAAERLAEAGIDTAHFDSRLMAAEVLGVEMRRLPASHHAELSPEDAARLAAMLDRRAAREPMSHILGRRGFWTHDFLVTKDTLDPRPDTETLIEAVLGALDDRGRPLRLVDFGTGTGCILLTLLSELGHATGLGIDASEAALAVAGDNAERLGLASRAQFRLGDWGWGLDGVFDIIVSNPPYIPDGDIDGLEPEVSRYEPRSALAGGADGLDCYRALIPHMARLLVPGGLAALEVGAGQASDVAAMLAAAGLPGAGFRCDLGGIERCVIVQRLK
- a CDS encoding DUF4167 domain-containing protein, whose protein sequence is MNHEGRSSLNPKQRSRGRGPNGGGGGKKHGGGGGGGGGGGGGIPNRNQVFDSNGPEGRIRGNAHQVLEKYLSLARDASSQGDRVAAENYYQHAEHYFRVINAQNQNNGRPRQQMPTPAEDQSMGGEGEDENGEEIQHRQVAAPAPVPGEGEQPDVVLPVEPVEG
- a CDS encoding hemerythrin domain-containing protein, producing the protein MRGEIDMPKWDFEDCDPLMEAEHNRLYRMMNRLEPVIVEGDSASKVARAIHMLQERLADHFHVEEELFVTADWASRQTMIRDHRDLMSMIACLAEIPADDGEARRSLFTAFLQALVRHDNDVDAPLFSRKH